A window of Corynebacterium mustelae genomic DNA:
TTGGGGTTCCGCTGAAGGTTTCAATGTCTATAGCTAGTTCCATGGTGGTTTCCCTTTTTTCCGAACACATCAGCCCCAACAGTTGATAGGCCTGTTGGGGCTGATGCGGTTAACGGGGACTCGGTTTAGGAGAGCATCCCGCCGAGAGAGTTACCGAACCCATCCGTAGCCACCACGCTCGGCGCGGCCTGAATGTATTCAGCGAACTCATCCTCAGCGCGCACACCCGCGCCGCCGAGGTTCTCACCGTCGCGGGTTTTCATGATGTTCCCCAGACCTGCGGCCACACCCCGGTTGCCGTTAACGTTGAATGTGTAGAACTGCAGGCTTACGCGACCGTAGCAGCCGGAGTAGAACTCATTGCGGTCAATGATGGGGGTACCGTCGGGGCCAAGGATCTGTGGCTTATAGTCCGCATTAGCGTTTGCGTTGATGAAGTAGTGCCCGGCGTAGACTTCGTCTTCGCGCTCCAGGTCACCGTCCCGCAGGGGGAGCTTCAGCGAGCCTATTGGTGGGATCTTTCCGTTGAACTTGGCCTTGCCTTCTTCCAGGGCCTCCTTGATCTTCTGCTCGATCAGGGCGAGGGTGCGGGTAGCCGTCTTCGGGATCAGGATCGAGCAGGAATACTTTTCCTTCTCGGAGCCGTTGATCGAACGGGGTTCCCACACGTTAGCGTAGGAGAAACGAACCTCATCAGGGGTTACAAGTTTGACAGACATGAATGTACCTTTCTAGTTGAGAAATTCTGCGAATTCTTCCGCAGCTGTAGGGATATGAAGTGGCGGCCTCGGGTCGCTAGCCTCCACCAGGGCGGGCTTACCCGCCGGTTTATGCACCAGATCACCGAGAAGCTCCTCGAACTGCTTCTTGCCGAGCTTCTTCTGCATCGCCGTGATGGTGAGAAGCTTCTTTTGGAAAATGTCGGTGAACCCAGCCTCTTCGCAGGCGCTGATGACTGCCTGCTCGTCGGTGTACTTTCGTATGCTTCGACCCTCGACCACTTTGAAGCCCGGCCAGTTATGGCCCTGCATGGCCTTTTCCGTCGCGTAGTTGAGAAGCGCTTCGGCGTAGCGTTTCAGATCAGGGATGATCTTCAGCGCATCGGCTATCTCCTCATCGGTGAGCTCCGGAGGGTCTTTGAACTCCAGCTTTGCTAGCTTTAGGGCGTTTTCCGCCCTAGCCCGGCAGGTGGTTCGGATTTTGCAGAAGGTGCACCACTCGCCTGCTTTGAATTCCCCGTCGCCGTTTACGGCTAGTTGGGCTTGGGGTACGAGGGTTTCCTGCGCCCAGGTGTTCAGCTGCTCCACGGTTTGCTCGAAAACCGATATGTTTTCCCGGCGCGGTTGGAAAATCACCATTTTGACGCGTTCGACGTCGTAGAGCATGCCGAGGTCGTTGAGTGCCCCTAGGGCGTATATTTTCAGCTGGGGGTTTTCCCACGCGTCGACGAGTACGCCTTTCCCGTATTTCAGGTCGATGAGGGTGAGGGTTCCGTCGGCGATGATGATGCAGTCGGCGGTCCCGAACCCGTCGGGCACGAGATGGGAGAAGTCGACTTTGTGCTCCAAGATTATTTCAGCATCTGTGCTGAGTTTCTTGGCTTCTTTGTAGGCCTCTAGGACGTAGGTGACGTAGTCGTCGGTGTGTTGGTCCATTTCCGCACTGTCGTATTCGGATTTTGGTTTCCGGGTGCGGGGTTTGAGGAGT
This region includes:
- a CDS encoding DUF2815 family protein is translated as MSVKLVTPDEVRFSYANVWEPRSINGSEKEKYSCSILIPKTATRTLALIEQKIKEALEEGKAKFNGKIPPIGSLKLPLRDGDLEREDEVYAGHYFINANANADYKPQILGPDGTPIIDRNEFYSGCYGRVSLQFYTFNVNGNRGVAAGLGNIMKTRDGENLGGAGVRAEDEFAEYIQAAPSVVATDGFGNSLGGMLS
- a CDS encoding DUF2800 domain-containing protein, with protein sequence MTETHHADRDHAVLSASGSHRWLNCTPSATIEAELPDTTTTAAEEGTAAHELAEHKLKKKLKLLKPRTRKPKSEYDSAEMDQHTDDYVTYVLEAYKEAKKLSTDAEIILEHKVDFSHLVPDGFGTADCIIIADGTLTLIDLKYGKGVLVDAWENPQLKIYALGALNDLGMLYDVERVKMVIFQPRRENISVFEQTVEQLNTWAQETLVPQAQLAVNGDGEFKAGEWCTFCKIRTTCRARAENALKLAKLEFKDPPELTDEEIADALKIIPDLKRYAEALLNYATEKAMQGHNWPGFKVVEGRSIRKYTDEQAVISACEEAGFTDIFQKKLLTITAMQKKLGKKQFEELLGDLVHKPAGKPALVEASDPRPPLHIPTAAEEFAEFLN